The following are encoded together in the Pelagicoccus enzymogenes genome:
- the lptB gene encoding LPS export ABC transporter ATP-binding protein produces the protein MTETTAPTDSQPEAKETESRPKKSIVAKGLVKAYGSKTVVKGIDLEVNTGEVVGLLGPNGAGKTTTFYMIAGLVEATKGSVILNGKDVAYLKIHRRARLGIGYLAQEPSVFKKLTVWQNVQAVAETIPFTRKERKDVIERQLNDLGLLSLAKQKAYTLSGGERRRLEIARCLVTQPDFLLMDEPFAGVDPINVSEVQRIVLGLKDRGIGILITDHNVRDTLSITDRAYIVNKGEILASGDRHFLVNDPQSRQIYLGENFNM, from the coding sequence ATGACCGAAACCACCGCACCGACCGATTCCCAGCCAGAAGCCAAGGAAACCGAAAGCCGCCCCAAGAAGAGCATCGTCGCCAAGGGGCTCGTCAAAGCCTACGGTTCCAAGACTGTCGTCAAGGGCATCGACCTTGAAGTGAACACCGGGGAAGTGGTCGGACTGCTCGGCCCCAACGGAGCCGGCAAGACTACCACCTTCTACATGATCGCCGGGCTGGTGGAGGCGACCAAAGGCAGCGTAATCCTCAACGGCAAGGACGTCGCCTACCTCAAAATCCACCGCCGCGCCCGCCTAGGCATCGGCTACCTCGCCCAAGAACCGAGCGTCTTCAAGAAGCTGACCGTCTGGCAAAACGTGCAAGCTGTCGCCGAAACCATCCCCTTCACCCGCAAGGAACGAAAGGACGTGATCGAGCGCCAGCTCAACGACCTCGGCCTGCTCTCCCTCGCCAAGCAAAAGGCCTACACCCTCTCCGGCGGCGAACGCCGCCGCCTCGAGATCGCGCGCTGCCTCGTCACCCAGCCCGACTTCCTCCTCATGGACGAACCTTTCGCCGGCGTCGATCCCATCAACGTCTCCGAAGTCCAGCGCATCGTGCTCGGACTCAAGGACCGCGGTATCGGCATTCTCATTACCGACCACAACGTTCGCGACACCCTCTCCATCACCGACCGCGCCTACATCGTGAACAAAGGCGAAATCCTCGCCAGCGGCGACCGGCATTTCCTCGTCAACGATCCGCAAAGCCGCCAGATCTACCTCGGCGAAAACTTCAACATGTAA
- the arsD gene encoding arsenite efflux transporter metallochaperone ArsD: protein MNTVTVYDPALCCSTGVCGPTPDSELAAFASSLESLKSSEVTVTRHNLAQEPLAFAQNAEVKAILEKDGDSALPLIFINGNLHFRGTYPTASQLEKVLGSSPEKAPLNFVKADAPQTTVSQKSCCDPSTGCC, encoded by the coding sequence ATGAATACTGTAACAGTCTACGATCCCGCCCTTTGCTGCTCTACCGGAGTCTGCGGCCCCACCCCCGACTCCGAGCTCGCGGCATTCGCATCGAGCCTCGAGTCTCTCAAGTCCAGCGAGGTGACGGTCACTCGCCACAACCTCGCCCAGGAGCCGCTCGCCTTCGCCCAAAACGCCGAGGTCAAAGCCATCCTCGAAAAGGACGGCGACTCCGCTTTGCCGCTCATTTTCATCAACGGCAATCTCCACTTCCGCGGAACTTACCCCACAGCCTCTCAACTCGAAAAAGTGCTGGGGAGCTCGCCAGAAAAAGCGCCCCTCAACTTCGTCAAAGCTGACGCTCCCCAAACGACGGTGAGCCAAAAGAGCTGCTGCGATCCCTCCACCGGTTGCTGCTAG
- a CDS encoding KdsC family phosphatase translates to MPNTSTNSLDWSAIKVFAMDVDGILTDGTIYTHSDGTEAKRFSIIDGLGLARLREAGIALAWISGRHSDSTTVRAKELKIPHLVQGKLDKISGLRDLLAELELEPHQAVYMGDDIIDVDAIKHAGIGVTVPEAQEEALAAADYVTSKSGGNGAVREVCNLIYKAISK, encoded by the coding sequence ATGCCAAACACATCAACCAACTCCCTCGACTGGTCCGCCATCAAAGTCTTCGCCATGGACGTCGACGGCATTCTCACCGATGGCACCATCTATACGCACTCCGACGGCACCGAAGCAAAACGCTTCTCTATAATAGATGGCCTCGGGCTCGCCCGTCTCCGCGAGGCCGGCATCGCCCTCGCCTGGATCTCCGGCCGCCACTCCGATTCCACCACCGTCCGCGCCAAAGAACTCAAAATCCCCCACCTCGTGCAAGGCAAGCTCGACAAAATCTCCGGGCTCAGAGACCTCCTCGCAGAATTGGAACTCGAACCCCACCAAGCCGTCTACATGGGCGACGACATCATCGACGTCGACGCCATCAAACACGCCGGCATCGGAGTCACCGTGCCCGAAGCCCAAGAGGAAGCCCTCGCCGCCGCCGACTATGTCACCTCGAAATCCGGCGGCAACGGCGCCGTTCGGGAAGTTTGCAATCTCATCTACAAAGCCATTTCAAAGTAA
- a CDS encoding arsenate reductase ArsC: MKKILILCTGNSCRSHMAEGILRNALGDAHQVFSAGAKPSGYVHPQAIEVMKEIGIDVSGHTSKHLEQFLDAGIDTVITVCGNADQACPTFPGMVNRYHWGFEDPPHAQREGEELVDAFRRIRDEIKLVFEAYAAGLLEK; this comes from the coding sequence ATGAAAAAGATCCTCATCCTCTGCACTGGAAACTCCTGCCGCAGCCACATGGCTGAAGGCATCCTCAGAAATGCCCTCGGCGACGCTCACCAAGTCTTCTCCGCCGGCGCCAAGCCTTCCGGCTACGTACACCCGCAAGCCATCGAAGTGATGAAGGAAATCGGCATCGACGTCTCGGGCCATACCTCCAAGCACCTCGAACAATTCCTCGACGCCGGTATCGACACCGTCATTACCGTATGCGGGAACGCCGACCAAGCCTGCCCCACCTTTCCCGGCATGGTCAATCGCTACCACTGGGGCTTCGAGGATCCCCCTCACGCCCAACGCGAAGGCGAAGAGCTCGTGGACGCCTTCCGTCGCATCCGCGACGAGATCAAGCTCGTCTTCGAAGCCTACGCCGCCGGCCTCCTCGAGAAGTAG
- the dnaA gene encoding chromosomal replication initiator protein DnaA: MPQLTEQNLLWEKVRSELSQVLPNDIFQSWFTDLECLDVNGENVVLGVQNAFTAYWINDNYLDLIAKSFQAELGHPVSVSISNDRAAKKEEAAKVEPAPTRERLVTETPRPRVNTAKKSGDANLNPRNTFENFVIGSNSQLAHAASIAVAHAPAGAYNPLFLYGETGLGKTHLMHAVGHHILQNRPDARVVYLSSEKFTNEFISAIQENTLTKFRQRYRNVDVLLIDDVQFLSGKERIQEEFFHTFNDLFESQKQIFLSSDRPANEIAKLESRLVSRFQWGLVTDIQAPDFETRVAILRKKALQHNYDISDEVVNFIAKHIAKNIRRLEGALIKVCSYSSLTNKPLNIATCEQLLSDVLMEAAKQQLNIDTIQKKVAEYFELRHSDMLSRRRPAHIAVPRQIAMYLSRELTKHSLQEVGEAFGGRDHGTVIHACKQVDNLVEQDDSVRHSVEYLKNILSK, encoded by the coding sequence ATGCCACAGCTCACTGAGCAGAATCTCCTCTGGGAAAAAGTCAGATCCGAACTTTCCCAAGTCCTACCGAACGACATCTTCCAAAGCTGGTTCACCGACCTCGAATGCTTGGACGTAAACGGTGAAAACGTCGTCCTGGGCGTGCAGAACGCCTTCACCGCGTACTGGATCAACGACAACTACTTGGACCTCATCGCCAAGTCGTTCCAAGCCGAGCTTGGACATCCCGTGTCCGTTTCCATCTCCAACGACCGCGCCGCCAAGAAGGAGGAAGCCGCCAAGGTGGAACCCGCTCCTACTCGCGAACGCCTCGTCACCGAGACCCCGCGCCCTCGCGTCAACACCGCCAAGAAGTCCGGCGACGCGAACCTCAATCCGCGCAACACCTTCGAGAACTTCGTCATCGGCTCCAATTCCCAGCTGGCCCACGCCGCCTCCATCGCGGTCGCCCACGCTCCCGCCGGAGCCTACAATCCCCTTTTCCTCTACGGCGAAACCGGTCTCGGCAAGACCCACCTCATGCACGCCGTGGGTCACCACATCCTGCAAAACCGGCCCGACGCCCGCGTGGTCTACCTCTCCTCCGAGAAGTTCACCAACGAGTTCATCTCCGCCATCCAGGAAAACACCCTCACCAAGTTCCGCCAGCGCTACCGCAACGTAGACGTCCTCCTCATCGACGACGTCCAGTTCCTCAGCGGCAAGGAACGTATCCAGGAAGAATTCTTCCACACCTTCAACGACCTCTTCGAGTCGCAGAAGCAGATCTTCCTCTCCAGCGACCGCCCAGCCAACGAAATCGCCAAGCTCGAGTCCCGCCTCGTCTCCCGCTTCCAATGGGGACTGGTCACCGACATCCAAGCGCCCGACTTCGAAACCCGCGTCGCCATCCTGCGCAAGAAGGCCCTGCAGCATAACTACGATATCTCCGACGAAGTCGTGAACTTCATCGCCAAGCATATCGCCAAGAACATCCGCCGCCTCGAAGGCGCCCTCATCAAGGTCTGCAGCTACTCCTCGCTTACCAACAAGCCGCTCAACATCGCGACTTGCGAGCAACTCCTCTCCGACGTGCTCATGGAAGCTGCCAAGCAGCAGCTCAACATCGACACCATCCAGAAAAAGGTCGCCGAATACTTCGAGCTTCGCCACTCGGACATGCTTTCCCGCCGCCGCCCAGCCCACATCGCCGTGCCACGCCAGATCGCCATGTACCTCAGCCGCGAGCTCACCAAGCACTCCCTGCAGGAAGTCGGCGAAGCCTTCGGCGGACGCGACCACGGCACCGTCATCCACGCCTGCAAGCAGGTCGACAACCTCGTAGAGCAAGACGACTCCGTGCGCCACAGCGTCGAGTACTTGAAGAACATCCTCTCCAAGTAG
- a CDS encoding SulP family inorganic anion transporter yields MNQSKPRKFTLPLLKFLKGYRKKDLLSDTKAGANVALLDFPQGMAYAMIAGLPVNFGIYSSAIGSLVGPLLGSSRFLMLGPTNASAVLLLSGFLSLDWPEAHRIAAMPLLLLMIGAIMIAGALARADIVIRYVSRSVVTGYVSAAALLIIVNQLKPALGIDAPRAATFLDSLIVTFEHLGSFSPASLGLSLGTIVIALAFKRWLKSIPYVAVTLALAALAAWYLPRFGISFPSLDSVPVGSWPLSVPRFDWDQMHDLLGVAFAIAFLSLLESASIAKALASQAGDTVDIRQQMISMGVADTVNAFGSGMPVSGSLTRSTLNYASGAKSPLSSMTSGAILVVGALLLGPVIGFIPKAALAALVILVGVSLIRPTTIKALVKATKSDASTFLITFFAGLVFPLDTAIYAGVAVSILLYLKKASSPDLVEYGFNERGELAEKQEDTEKAAISIMHVEGDLFFGSTDVFEEQLRQLVSVPEINVIILRLKNARHLDATGALAIGDFVKQARLRNVEVVVSGAMPEILRVLENTGVSEILGSENLFPYTPDNVTLSTRNALKRAQSVLGVESAEIMLFGKKVVEE; encoded by the coding sequence GTGAACCAGAGCAAGCCGCGCAAATTCACTCTCCCTCTTCTCAAATTTCTCAAAGGATACCGAAAGAAGGACCTACTCTCTGACACCAAAGCTGGCGCCAACGTCGCCCTGCTAGACTTTCCCCAAGGCATGGCCTACGCCATGATCGCGGGGCTCCCAGTTAATTTCGGCATCTACTCCAGCGCCATCGGCTCGCTCGTAGGCCCCCTCCTCGGTAGCTCCCGCTTCCTCATGCTGGGCCCCACCAACGCCAGCGCCGTCCTTCTGCTAAGCGGCTTCCTCTCCCTCGATTGGCCAGAAGCCCACCGCATCGCCGCCATGCCACTGCTCCTCCTCATGATCGGAGCTATCATGATCGCCGGGGCTTTGGCTCGAGCCGATATCGTCATCCGCTACGTCTCTCGCAGCGTGGTCACCGGATACGTCAGCGCCGCGGCCCTGCTCATTATCGTCAACCAACTCAAGCCAGCCCTCGGGATCGACGCCCCGCGGGCCGCGACTTTCCTGGATTCGCTCATCGTCACTTTCGAGCACCTCGGCTCCTTCTCACCAGCGTCCTTAGGGCTCTCTCTCGGAACCATCGTCATCGCCCTCGCCTTCAAACGTTGGCTCAAGTCAATTCCCTACGTCGCCGTCACCCTCGCCTTGGCAGCCCTCGCAGCATGGTACCTGCCCCGCTTCGGAATCAGCTTTCCATCTTTGGATTCGGTGCCCGTCGGTAGCTGGCCGCTCAGCGTGCCGCGCTTCGATTGGGACCAAATGCACGACCTCCTCGGCGTAGCCTTCGCCATCGCCTTTCTCTCGCTGCTGGAGAGCGCCTCTATCGCCAAAGCCCTTGCCTCGCAGGCGGGCGACACCGTCGACATCCGCCAACAAATGATTAGCATGGGCGTGGCGGACACCGTGAACGCATTCGGCTCCGGCATGCCCGTGTCCGGATCCCTCACCCGTTCTACCCTCAACTACGCCAGCGGAGCCAAATCTCCTCTCTCCTCCATGACCAGCGGGGCTATCCTCGTCGTCGGCGCCCTATTGCTCGGACCCGTCATCGGATTCATCCCCAAGGCCGCTCTCGCCGCCCTCGTCATCCTTGTAGGCGTCTCGCTGATTCGCCCCACAACCATCAAGGCCCTCGTCAAGGCAACCAAATCCGACGCCTCCACCTTCCTCATCACCTTCTTCGCCGGCTTGGTCTTTCCGCTCGATACCGCCATCTACGCAGGAGTCGCCGTATCCATTCTCCTCTACCTGAAGAAAGCGTCCTCTCCCGACCTCGTCGAATACGGTTTCAACGAACGCGGCGAACTCGCCGAGAAACAGGAGGACACAGAAAAAGCGGCCATCTCAATCATGCACGTCGAAGGCGACCTTTTCTTTGGATCCACCGACGTATTCGAAGAGCAACTACGCCAACTCGTCAGCGTGCCGGAGATCAATGTCATCATCCTGCGGCTCAAGAACGCTCGCCACCTAGACGCCACCGGAGCCCTCGCTATCGGCGACTTCGTCAAGCAAGCTCGCCTCCGCAATGTGGAAGTGGTAGTCAGCGGCGCCATGCCAGAGATTCTCAGAGTGCTGGAAAATACGGGCGTCAGCGAGATTCTCGGAAGCGAAAACCTCTTTCCCTACACTCCCGACAACGTGACGCTCAGCACTCGCAACGCTCTTAAAAGAGCCCAAAGCGTACTGGGTGTCGAGTCCGCCGAGATCATGCTTTTCGGCAAAAAAGTCGTCGAAGAATAA
- the hprK gene encoding HPr(Ser) kinase/phosphatase yields MPLPKPVKRIDGLSVRDFLDKHQELLKLEVVAGKRGLRRIIKEGSVNRPSLALTGFYKYFANKRLQVIGAAEMTYLRSLPTEVVHERFNTMISKGIPCLIIARNYNPLPVMLELAEKRSLPILRTSMITMNFLNAATLAVDGEFAPTTTEHGTMMDIKGIGTLIRGSSGVGKSECALALIERGHSIVADDMTRIKLIDERELTASSMELNRGHMECRGIGIINVGEMFGVRSVRLEKRIDLVISLVEANSETEEDRTGLEQQYYPILGIDVPHVELFVRPGRDMARLVEVAAMVQALKLLGHDPAKEFNDRLIAFMARNA; encoded by the coding sequence ATGCCACTCCCCAAACCTGTAAAGCGCATCGACGGACTCTCGGTCCGCGACTTTCTCGACAAGCATCAAGAGCTGCTGAAGCTGGAGGTCGTGGCAGGCAAGCGCGGATTGCGACGCATCATCAAAGAAGGCAGCGTCAACCGCCCCTCCCTCGCCCTCACCGGTTTCTACAAGTACTTCGCCAACAAACGCCTGCAGGTCATCGGCGCCGCCGAGATGACCTACTTGCGCAGCCTGCCGACCGAGGTCGTTCACGAGCGGTTCAATACCATGATCAGCAAGGGCATCCCTTGCCTCATCATCGCGCGCAACTACAACCCGCTGCCTGTCATGCTCGAGCTCGCCGAAAAGCGCAGCTTGCCCATCCTGCGCACCTCCATGATCACCATGAACTTCCTCAACGCCGCCACCCTGGCAGTCGACGGGGAGTTCGCGCCGACTACCACCGAGCACGGCACCATGATGGACATCAAGGGCATCGGCACCCTCATCCGCGGATCCAGCGGCGTGGGCAAAAGCGAATGCGCCCTCGCCCTCATCGAACGCGGCCACTCCATCGTCGCCGACGACATGACCCGCATCAAGCTCATCGACGAGCGCGAGCTGACCGCCTCCTCCATGGAACTCAACCGAGGCCACATGGAATGTCGCGGCATCGGCATCATCAACGTCGGCGAAATGTTCGGCGTTCGCTCCGTCCGCCTGGAAAAGCGCATCGACCTCGTAATCTCCCTGGTGGAAGCCAACAGCGAAACCGAAGAAGACCGCACCGGACTGGAGCAGCAGTACTACCCGATTCTCGGAATCGACGTCCCCCACGTAGAACTCTTCGTGCGCCCCGGACGCGACATGGCCCGCCTCGTCGAAGTCGCCGCCATGGTGCAAGCCCTTAAGCTTTTGGGCCACGACCCGGCCAAGGAATTCAACGATCGCCTCATCGCTTTCATGGCCCGAAACGCTTAG
- a CDS encoding LptA/OstA family protein: MRNRTPITLLAAGFLAVSVFAQSEEKKPVATEIESVRLQVQNDGEKAYFHFSDAVKLTATNMVVECDSLEVFATREAEEQSAIGKFSAIKEIVATGNVRIVQEERTATCQKAIVKPNEERIILTGNPVVVQPGGRIVTYNPEDEILLDRGNGRISIITKGPRKLRLTSSAIGDLGFETKEPIPTDSGHSIEGEEVPATLESDQPAAEKADPAEGQTEEADNAE; this comes from the coding sequence ATGAGAAACCGCACGCCAATCACCCTTCTAGCCGCCGGATTCCTCGCCGTCTCCGTCTTCGCTCAAAGCGAGGAAAAAAAGCCCGTCGCCACCGAGATCGAATCCGTCCGCCTGCAAGTGCAGAACGACGGCGAAAAAGCCTATTTCCATTTCAGCGACGCCGTGAAGCTCACCGCCACCAACATGGTCGTGGAGTGCGACAGCCTCGAAGTATTCGCCACCCGCGAAGCCGAAGAGCAAAGCGCCATCGGCAAGTTCAGCGCCATCAAGGAAATCGTAGCCACTGGCAACGTCCGCATCGTGCAGGAGGAACGCACCGCCACCTGCCAAAAGGCCATCGTCAAACCCAACGAGGAACGCATCATCCTAACTGGCAATCCCGTCGTGGTGCAGCCAGGCGGCCGCATCGTCACCTACAATCCAGAGGACGAAATCTTGCTCGACCGCGGCAACGGCCGCATCTCTATTATTACCAAGGGCCCACGCAAGCTCCGCCTCACCAGTTCCGCCATCGGCGACCTCGGTTTCGAAACCAAGGAACCGATTCCAACCGATAGCGGCCACTCCATCGAAGGCGAAGAGGTACCCGCCACTCTCGAGTCCGACCAACCCGCGGCCGAAAAGGCCGATCCTGCGGAAGGGCAAACCGAAGAAGCAGACAACGCCGAATGA
- a CDS encoding alpha-ketoacid dehydrogenase subunit alpha/beta translates to MSVARSKVAFPETPSILLERDLRIAETGATDEDLLLAFRWMSYSRFTDQRIFELYRQGKMKGTVTVSDGNEGLVAPLALMMDKEIDCVSWTHRGMPGHLVWSDHLGDHVCQFLGNSGSPTKGREGNAHHGDPANRSYPMISHLGKMSSNVLGGTESQRRKGHKAIGITFFGDGGSSTGEIHESMNLASVLNIPVIFVIENNNYAYSTPLHEQFNSKLVDRAQGYGMKGIELDVANIEENLKVFQDAIDETRETGRPMLIEMHTLRLLGHAGYDTLDYIDPELTQKWLDEDCLKNLRARLLEKGYRERIEAEEAELKTFVNATVNHALKLPMCEPEGLLEDVFSPTTTPITWTPETDEGKPLTFALAINKALDRILADSPESLIMGQDIADYGGPFKVTKNLFKKYGRTRVINTPICESAMVGFATGQAVNGHRPIVEFQFADFATDATTQITLNAATYHFRSGAKAPMVFRFPCGGGLTFGSFHSQDLEALYLHIPGLKFLYPSTPQDAHDAMLAAYEDDNPVIFFEHKNLYNLLKAPVTFNPNYKDVWQPALRRQGDFATVVTYGEMTLWANEAIQYLEKEYDLTCALWDLRALNPLKLERIQESVRKTGRLVVITESRRNVGFAAELVARITESQFFDLEAPPLRITSQDMPVPFASELEATYRPSTNSILNQMIDWIEAE, encoded by the coding sequence ATGTCAGTCGCACGCAGCAAAGTCGCCTTTCCTGAAACTCCGAGCATCCTGCTCGAACGCGATCTCCGCATCGCCGAAACCGGCGCCACCGACGAAGACCTGCTCCTCGCCTTCCGCTGGATGAGCTACAGCCGCTTCACCGACCAGCGCATCTTCGAGCTCTACCGCCAAGGAAAGATGAAAGGCACCGTCACCGTATCCGACGGAAACGAAGGCCTCGTCGCCCCCCTCGCCCTCATGATGGACAAGGAAATTGACTGCGTCTCCTGGACCCACCGCGGCATGCCCGGCCACCTCGTCTGGTCCGACCACCTCGGCGACCACGTCTGCCAATTCCTCGGCAACTCCGGCTCCCCCACCAAAGGACGCGAAGGCAACGCCCACCACGGCGACCCCGCCAACCGCTCCTACCCCATGATTTCCCACCTCGGCAAGATGTCCTCCAACGTGCTCGGCGGCACCGAGTCCCAACGCCGCAAGGGACACAAAGCCATCGGCATCACCTTCTTCGGCGACGGCGGCTCCTCCACCGGCGAGATCCACGAAAGCATGAACCTCGCTTCCGTGCTCAACATTCCCGTCATCTTCGTCATCGAGAACAACAACTACGCCTACTCCACCCCCCTGCACGAGCAGTTCAACTCCAAGCTCGTCGACCGGGCCCAAGGCTACGGCATGAAAGGCATCGAGCTCGACGTCGCCAACATCGAAGAAAACCTGAAAGTCTTCCAAGACGCCATCGACGAAACCCGCGAAACCGGCCGCCCCATGCTCATCGAGATGCACACCCTGCGCCTCCTCGGACACGCCGGCTACGACACCCTCGACTACATCGACCCCGAACTCACCCAAAAGTGGCTCGACGAAGATTGCCTCAAAAACCTCCGCGCCCGCCTCCTAGAAAAAGGCTACCGCGAACGCATCGAAGCCGAGGAAGCCGAACTCAAGACCTTCGTCAACGCCACCGTCAACCACGCCCTAAAACTACCCATGTGCGAGCCCGAAGGCCTGCTCGAAGACGTCTTCTCCCCCACCACCACTCCAATCACCTGGACGCCAGAGACCGACGAAGGAAAACCGCTCACCTTCGCCCTCGCCATCAACAAAGCCCTCGACCGCATCCTCGCCGACTCCCCCGAGTCGCTCATCATGGGCCAAGACATCGCCGACTACGGCGGGCCCTTCAAGGTCACCAAGAACCTTTTCAAAAAGTACGGACGTACTCGCGTCATCAATACACCCATCTGCGAATCCGCCATGGTCGGCTTCGCCACCGGGCAAGCCGTAAACGGACACCGCCCCATCGTCGAATTCCAGTTCGCCGACTTCGCCACCGACGCCACTACCCAGATCACCCTCAACGCCGCCACCTACCATTTCCGCTCCGGAGCCAAGGCCCCCATGGTCTTTCGCTTCCCCTGCGGCGGCGGCCTCACCTTCGGATCCTTCCACTCCCAAGACCTCGAAGCACTCTACCTGCACATCCCCGGACTTAAGTTCCTTTACCCGAGCACCCCGCAGGACGCCCACGACGCCATGCTCGCCGCCTACGAAGACGACAATCCCGTCATCTTCTTCGAGCACAAGAACCTCTACAATTTGCTCAAGGCGCCCGTGACGTTTAACCCCAACTACAAAGACGTCTGGCAACCCGCCTTGCGCCGCCAAGGCGACTTCGCCACGGTAGTCACCTACGGCGAGATGACGCTCTGGGCCAACGAAGCCATCCAGTATCTAGAAAAAGAATACGATCTCACCTGCGCCCTTTGGGACCTGCGGGCTCTCAATCCGCTAAAGCTCGAACGTATCCAAGAATCCGTACGCAAGACCGGCCGCCTCGTCGTCATAACAGAGAGCCGCCGCAACGTCGGCTTCGCCGCCGAACTCGTCGCCCGCATCACCGAGAGCCAGTTCTTCGACCTAGAGGCGCCACCCTTGCGCATCACGTCCCAAGACATGCCCGTCCCCTTCGCCTCCGAGCTCGAAGCCACCTATCGCCCGAGCACCAACTCCATCCTCAACCAAATGATCGACTGGATCGAAGCCGAGTAA
- the arsA gene encoding arsenical pump-driving ATPase, translating to MLQLTQAKPLPVFFEQATRFLFFTGKGGVGKTSLACSTAVALADSGKSVLLVSTDPASNLDEVLDTQLSSRPTSVKGTGEKLKALNIDPETAARDYRERIVGPIRGVLPEATVQNIEEQLSGACTTEIASFNEFSSLLGKPESVAGYDHVILDTAPTGHTLRLLALPAAWSNFIADNKTGSTCLGPLSGLSDQRDTYEQALSVLQDSAQTTLVLVARADTPSLNEAERARADLFDLGIQNQALVLNAVFRAADSFDPLSQAFEAKAQAALQSIPVALSALPLFESPFRVSGLTGIDRLRSLYSESDDDFSSAPKTTTALAKHPPLTELVDELARSERGVIMTMGKGGVGKTTLAKRIALELAQRGKRTLLTTTDPANHVSDLAADADLPLTVSSIDPKEVTRKHVENVLATTGQGLDASARALLEEELRSPCTEEIAVFTAFAHEVAKGEEQFVVLDTAPTGHTLLLLDATEAYHREVLKNAAALPEAVQRLLPRLRDPNYTKTLIVTLPEATPVHEAAHLQEDLRRAGIEPHAWILNQCIDSSDTDDPRLLAKATHEKNYIQEVAQNFASRYALSPWTANS from the coding sequence ATGCTCCAACTCACCCAAGCAAAGCCGCTTCCCGTCTTTTTCGAACAAGCCACCCGCTTCCTATTCTTCACCGGAAAGGGCGGCGTCGGGAAAACATCGCTCGCCTGCTCCACCGCGGTCGCCCTCGCCGACTCCGGCAAATCGGTCCTTCTGGTCAGCACCGACCCCGCATCCAACCTCGACGAGGTTCTGGACACCCAGTTGTCGAGCCGCCCCACCTCGGTCAAGGGGACCGGAGAAAAGCTCAAGGCCCTTAACATCGACCCCGAAACCGCCGCCCGCGACTATCGTGAACGCATCGTTGGCCCCATTCGCGGAGTGCTCCCCGAAGCCACCGTGCAAAACATCGAAGAGCAGCTCTCCGGGGCCTGCACCACCGAGATCGCCAGCTTCAACGAATTCTCCTCGCTACTCGGCAAGCCCGAATCGGTAGCCGGCTACGATCATGTCATTCTCGACACAGCTCCCACCGGCCACACCCTCCGCCTCCTCGCCCTGCCTGCTGCCTGGAGCAATTTCATAGCGGACAACAAAACAGGTTCCACCTGCCTCGGCCCCCTTTCCGGCCTCTCCGACCAGCGAGACACCTACGAGCAAGCCCTCTCGGTCTTGCAAGATTCCGCCCAGACCACTCTCGTTCTCGTAGCGCGCGCCGACACCCCTTCCCTCAACGAAGCCGAACGAGCCCGGGCCGACCTCTTCGACCTCGGAATCCAGAACCAGGCCCTCGTGCTCAACGCTGTCTTCCGAGCTGCCGACTCCTTCGACCCACTGAGCCAAGCTTTCGAAGCCAAAGCTCAAGCAGCCCTGCAAAGCATTCCCGTCGCCCTCTCTGCCTTACCGCTCTTCGAGTCCCCCTTCCGGGTCAGCGGACTGACTGGCATCGACCGGCTCAGATCCTTGTATTCAGAAAGCGACGACGATTTTTCGTCCGCCCCAAAGACAACCACAGCCCTCGCCAAACACCCTCCCCTAACAGAACTCGTAGACGAGCTCGCACGCTCCGAACGCGGTGTCATCATGACCATGGGCAAAGGCGGTGTCGGAAAAACCACCCTCGCCAAACGCATCGCCCTCGAGCTAGCCCAGAGGGGCAAACGCACCCTGCTCACAACAACGGATCCCGCAAACCACGTTTCCGACCTCGCTGCCGACGCGGACCTTCCGCTCACCGTCAGCTCCATCGATCCCAAGGAAGTCACCCGCAAACACGTGGAAAACGTGCTCGCGACGACAGGACAAGGCCTCGACGCCTCCGCCCGCGCTCTGCTCGAAGAGGAGCTCCGCTCGCCCTGCACCGAGGAGATCGCCGTCTTCACCGCCTTCGCCCATGAGGTCGCAAAAGGCGAAGAGCAATTCGTCGTGCTCGACACAGCTCCCACCGGACACACCCTGCTGTTGCTGGACGCCACCGAAGCATACCATCGAGAAGTCTTGAAGAACGCGGCCGCCCTGCCCGAGGCAGTTCAGCGATTGCTTCCACGTCTGCGAGATCCCAACTACACAAAGACGCTTATCGTCACGCTTCCCGAAGCAACTCCCGTCCACGAAGCAGCCCATTTGCAAGAAGACCTACGGAGAGCTGGCATCGAACCGCACGCATGGATCCTAAACCAATGTATCGATTCCTCCGATACGGACGATCCTCGACTGCTCGCTAAAGCCACCCACGAGAAAAACTACATCCAGGAAGTTGCCCAAAACTTCGCCAGCCGCTACGCGCTCTCCCCCTGGACCGCTAATTCCTAA